The following coding sequences are from one Paenibacillus sp. JDR-2 window:
- a CDS encoding alpha-N-arabinofuranosidase gives MNKAVVHADWSIGTINKNIYGHFAEHLGRCIYEGMWVGEDSEIPNTDGIRNDVIEALRNLKVPVLRWPGGCFADEYHWKDGIGPRETRKRMVNTHWGGVVENNHFGTHEFFRLCELIDAEPYICGNVGSGSIQEMSEWMEYMTFDGDSPMANLRRQNGREEPWKLKYFGVGNENWGCGGEMLPEHYADLYRNFQTYVRQYGDNKLYKIAGGASSDDYRWTDVLMSKAERFMSGLSLHHYTVPGVWADKGSATEFDENDWFVTMKKAEYMDELLTRHSTVMDRYDPSKRVGLIVDEWGTWFNVEPGTNPGFLYQQNTMRDALVAAINLHIFHKHCDRVQMTNIAQMVNVLQAVVLTEGDKILLTPTYHVLEMYNVHQDAEALAIHGQFGKVNADGKELDQVGVTASKKDGVIHVSLYNLHPSEQSEISLELRGAEGSFNCTGRLLAADAIQAHNTFEDPSKVSVKAFYEAKIENGKLSLNLPAASVVTLRLEQ, from the coding sequence ATGAACAAAGCGGTAGTACATGCAGACTGGTCGATCGGCACGATTAACAAGAACATCTACGGCCATTTCGCCGAGCATCTCGGCAGATGTATTTATGAAGGCATGTGGGTAGGGGAAGATTCCGAAATTCCGAACACGGACGGCATCCGTAACGACGTGATCGAAGCGCTGCGCAATCTTAAGGTACCTGTTCTGCGCTGGCCGGGCGGCTGTTTTGCCGATGAATATCACTGGAAAGACGGCATTGGTCCCCGCGAGACTCGTAAAAGAATGGTTAATACTCACTGGGGCGGCGTTGTGGAAAATAACCATTTCGGCACGCACGAGTTCTTCCGTCTATGCGAGCTGATTGACGCCGAGCCTTATATCTGCGGCAACGTGGGCAGCGGTTCGATACAGGAGATGTCCGAATGGATGGAATACATGACGTTTGACGGCGATTCCCCGATGGCGAATCTGCGCCGGCAGAACGGCCGGGAAGAGCCTTGGAAGCTGAAATATTTTGGCGTGGGCAATGAGAACTGGGGATGCGGCGGCGAGATGCTTCCGGAGCATTACGCGGATCTGTACCGCAACTTCCAGACGTATGTCCGCCAATACGGCGATAACAAGCTGTACAAAATCGCAGGCGGCGCAAGCTCCGACGATTACCGCTGGACCGACGTGCTAATGAGCAAAGCGGAGCGCTTCATGAGCGGTCTGAGCCTGCATCACTACACGGTTCCGGGCGTGTGGGCCGATAAAGGCTCCGCTACGGAATTTGACGAGAACGACTGGTTCGTAACGATGAAGAAAGCCGAATATATGGATGAGCTTCTTACCCGCCACAGTACGGTAATGGACCGTTACGACCCGAGCAAACGCGTCGGCTTGATCGTTGACGAGTGGGGCACTTGGTTTAACGTGGAGCCAGGCACCAACCCGGGCTTCCTGTATCAACAGAATACGATGCGCGATGCGCTTGTTGCGGCGATTAACCTGCATATTTTCCATAAGCATTGCGATCGCGTACAAATGACCAACATTGCCCAAATGGTTAACGTTCTGCAGGCGGTGGTTCTGACGGAAGGGGACAAAATCCTGCTGACGCCTACGTACCATGTGCTTGAAATGTACAATGTCCATCAGGATGCCGAGGCGTTGGCGATTCATGGTCAATTCGGGAAAGTAAATGCCGACGGCAAAGAGCTGGATCAAGTTGGCGTTACCGCGTCCAAGAAGGACGGCGTTATCCATGTCAGCCTGTACAACCTGCATCCGTCCGAGCAATCGGAGATCAGTCTTGAGCTTCGCGGCGCCGAAGGCAGCTTCAACTGCACGGGCAGGCTGCTCGCAGCGGATGCGATTCAAGCACATAACACCTTCGAGGATCCTTCCAAGGTGAGCGTGAAGGCATTCTACGAAGCGAAGATCGAGAACGGCAAATTGAGCCTCAATCTGCCTGCGGCATCGGTAGTTACGCTTCGTTTGGAGCAATAA
- a CDS encoding DUF6171 family protein, which produces MTITESVSKRERDGCKGCSADVRVTDDQIQRLISKIKPDACVTDKLYAKRLAACEGCASMAYDTTCMHCGCLVQVRAKLKDKGCPHPQQSVRTLWEVN; this is translated from the coding sequence ATGACAATCACAGAATCTGTCAGTAAAAGGGAACGGGATGGCTGCAAGGGCTGCTCGGCCGATGTCAGAGTGACGGACGATCAGATTCAGCGCCTGATCTCCAAGATCAAACCCGATGCCTGCGTTACGGACAAGTTGTACGCAAAGCGGCTCGCCGCATGCGAAGGCTGCGCAAGCATGGCTTACGACACGACCTGCATGCATTGCGGCTGTCTCGTGCAGGTGAGAGCCAAGCTGAAGGATAAAGGATGTCCGCATCCGCAGCAGTCGGTTCGGACGTTATGGGAAGTTAATTAG
- a CDS encoding helix-turn-helix transcriptional regulator, with the protein MIIRGVRILVDSDSFILFQPDTPHSYMQFELPFVNDWFHCRGEELSGLLAELNFPLDTPVPAVDPMLISRSIMELHRVQKQGGHLRDQILDTDIRALLMKLSNLHELSQHPERPGRYIRQFSELRDELYNSPQSHVTVEMLADRVHLSKSYFQHLYKDIFGCSVVTDMINGRLELAKYLLKNSTLSVSAIAASCGYEHETHFMRQFKKFVGLTPSQFKSRV; encoded by the coding sequence GTGATCATACGGGGCGTGCGTATTCTTGTGGATAGCGATTCGTTTATCCTGTTCCAGCCGGATACGCCGCATTCGTATATGCAGTTCGAGCTGCCTTTCGTAAACGACTGGTTTCATTGCCGGGGAGAAGAGCTGAGCGGGTTGCTTGCCGAACTGAACTTTCCGCTGGATACTCCTGTCCCGGCCGTGGACCCGATGTTGATCTCGAGAAGCATTATGGAGCTCCACCGGGTTCAGAAGCAAGGCGGGCATTTGAGGGATCAAATTCTGGATACGGATATCCGGGCGCTTCTGATGAAGCTGAGCAATCTTCATGAGCTTTCCCAGCATCCCGAGCGGCCGGGCCGTTATATCCGGCAGTTCTCGGAACTGCGGGACGAGCTGTATAACTCGCCGCAAAGCCATGTAACGGTAGAGATGCTGGCTGACCGCGTGCACCTGAGCAAGTCCTACTTCCAGCATCTCTATAAGGATATTTTCGGCTGCTCCGTCGTAACCGATATGATTAACGGCAGACTGGAGCTCGCCAAATATCTGCTCAAGAACAGCACCCTCTCCGTATCGGCTATCGCGGCGAGCTGCGGATACGAGCATGAGACGCATTTCATGAGGCAGTTCAAGAAATTTGTCGGCCTGACGCCAAGCCAATTCAAGTCTCGGGTGTAG
- a CDS encoding helix-turn-helix domain-containing protein — MEKESKNGVVTGHFLENESYCMVRPAGREDWLLVYTLEGEGFFRTPAGEKICKAGELVLLRKRVPHTYGTVKGDTWNFLWVHFNRLPELSLLPDEEVLLCPLPSSELQRRVIRIFRSLLHDSRAQGGFWEELCDNQLSALILLMAGQLADKLDYRVSQVMRILSAQMQEPLSINELAARVGLSASRLSHLFKSETGRSIVDTLNNMRLEQAVLLMLQAGRTAGEASFDVGFQSYNHFAALFRRRYGCGPAEYKRKTESTSTPET; from the coding sequence GTGGAGAAGGAATCAAAGAACGGCGTCGTGACAGGGCATTTTTTGGAAAACGAATCCTATTGCATGGTGCGTCCTGCCGGAAGAGAGGATTGGCTGCTTGTTTATACGCTGGAGGGTGAGGGGTTTTTCCGGACGCCTGCGGGAGAGAAAATATGCAAGGCGGGGGAGCTGGTACTGCTTCGGAAAAGGGTTCCTCATACGTATGGCACCGTAAAAGGGGATACGTGGAACTTTCTGTGGGTGCACTTCAACCGGCTGCCGGAGCTGTCCTTGCTACCGGATGAAGAAGTGCTGCTCTGCCCGCTGCCCTCTAGCGAGCTGCAGCGGAGGGTGATCCGCATCTTCCGGTCGCTGCTGCATGATTCTAGGGCCCAAGGCGGGTTCTGGGAGGAGCTATGCGATAATCAGCTAAGTGCCTTAATTCTGCTAATGGCCGGGCAGCTTGCGGACAAGCTGGATTACCGCGTCAGCCAGGTAATGAGGATTTTATCCGCACAGATGCAGGAGCCGTTATCCATTAACGAGCTGGCTGCAAGGGTAGGCTTATCCGCCTCGCGGCTGTCCCATCTGTTCAAATCGGAGACCGGCCGCTCCATTGTGGACACGTTAAACAATATGCGTCTCGAGCAGGCCGTTCTGCTTATGCTGCAGGCTGGCCGGACGGCAGGGGAAGCATCCTTTGACGTCGGCTTCCAGAGCTATAACCATTTTGCCGCCTTGTTCCGCAGGCGGTACGGCTGCGGTCCGGCAGAGTACAAAAGGAAGACGGAGTCTACGTCTACACCCGAGACTTGA
- a CDS encoding phytanoyl-CoA dioxygenase family protein, with translation MNQSLKVLTEEQMQQFEREGYVIVKGVWSKEEIEEIQAEFDKISLTPIPGYFEPVLDGEQEDPLRRYPRVMHPHRYNDLSKNYMLHPVVLDIMHDLYGEEALAAQSMFYYKPPGSRGQALHQDNFYLKVEPGNCIAAWAAIDRCDEENGCMLLVPKTNTYEIVCPEESDSKESFTNHYVKPPKEEKPVAAIMEPGDILFFNGNLIHGSYRNKTKDRFRRAFISHYANSSAMSISHWYNPLYKADGSELSLEANPDGGPCGIETPAYH, from the coding sequence ATGAACCAGTCGCTTAAAGTGCTTACCGAGGAGCAGATGCAGCAGTTCGAGAGGGAAGGATATGTAATCGTAAAGGGCGTTTGGAGCAAGGAAGAAATCGAGGAAATCCAAGCCGAGTTCGATAAAATCAGCCTTACTCCCATTCCCGGCTACTTCGAGCCGGTTCTGGACGGAGAGCAGGAAGATCCGCTTCGCCGCTATCCGCGCGTGATGCATCCTCACCGTTACAACGATCTGAGCAAGAATTACATGCTGCATCCGGTTGTTCTCGACATTATGCACGATCTGTACGGAGAAGAGGCTTTGGCTGCGCAAAGCATGTTCTATTACAAGCCGCCGGGCTCTCGAGGTCAGGCGCTGCATCAGGATAACTTCTATCTGAAGGTAGAGCCGGGCAACTGTATTGCGGCATGGGCGGCTATCGACCGCTGCGACGAGGAAAACGGCTGTATGCTGCTTGTTCCGAAAACGAATACGTACGAGATTGTTTGCCCGGAGGAATCCGATTCGAAAGAATCGTTCACCAACCATTACGTAAAGCCGCCAAAAGAGGAAAAGCCCGTTGCAGCTATCATGGAGCCCGGCGATATCCTGTTCTTTAACGGCAATCTGATTCACGGCTCTTACCGGAACAAAACAAAGGACCGCTTCCGCCGCGCGTTTATTTCCCACTACGCGAACAGCAGCGCGATGTCCATCTCGCATTGGTACAATCCGCTTTACAAGGCGGACGGCTCCGAGCTGTCGCTGGAAGCGAATCCGGACGGCGGACCATGCGGCATCGAGACGCCGGCTTATCACTAA